The Ornithinimicrobium sufpigmenti genome includes the window GACAGCGCCGTGCTGGACGCGGTCGGCGGACTCGACCGAGCCTTCGGCGAGGACGGCGTCGACGGGCTGGACCTGGGATGGCGCAGCCACCTGGCGGGCCAGCGTGTGGTCGTCGCCCCGGAGGCGGTGGTCCAGCAGGGCCAGAAGGGCCTCGGCGTGCGGGACCCGCGGCGGACCCGCATGCGGCAACGGCAGGTGGCGCTGGCCCGCGGGTCGGCCTGGGCAGCTCCCTGGCGGGCCCTCGGCGTAGCGTTCACCTCCCTGCTGGCCGCGCTCGTCCTGCTGCTCGTCAAGCGCCCGGAGGAAGCAGCGGGGGAGTGGACCGACGTGCGGGCCGTCCTCAGCCCGGCCCGCGGGTGGGGGGCCCGCCGTCGGTTCGCCCCCCGGCGCACGGTGCGCCCGCGGGACCTGACCGGCCTGCACAGCCCGGCCACCAGCGGCTGGCGCAGCACGCGGGAGACCGTCGTCGAGGCGCTCGACCCCCGTGCCGGCCGGTGGTCCGACAGATCTGCCGGGCGGGTAGGCGCGCCGCACGGTGGCACCGAGACGGGACCGGTGTCGGAGGAGTTCGCCACCCTGGCCGGGGAAGGACGCCGCAGCCGGTTCAGCGGTCCGCTGACCCTGGCTGTGCTGATCACCGTGGTGGTCACAGCGTGGTGGGGGCGGGGACTCTCCGGGGCTCTGGACCCCGGGGGCCTGGGACTGGTCGGTCCCGAGCTGGGTCCTGCCGCCACCGACGCCCACGGACTGTTCTCCTCCGCCCTTGACGGATGGCGCGGCGGGGGGCTCGGCCACGAGCGGCCGGCGGAGACCTGGCTGCTGCCCGCGGCGGCGGTGGCCTGGGTCGTCTCCTGGTTGCCGGGGGCCGGCTCCGCCGTGGCCGGTCCCGCACTGGCGTGGGTGCTGGCCCTCGCCGGCCCGCTGTCCGTCGTCAGCGCCTACCTCGCCCTGCGCCGGGCCACCCACGGCAGGTGGGTCCGTGCTCTCCTCGCGCTCGGCTGGGCCGGCCTGGCGCCGCTGACGCTGGCCCTCGGCGACGGTCGGCTCGGCCCAGCGGTGGTCCACGTGCTGGCACCGCTGCTCGTGGCCGGAGCTGCAGTCTGCGCGGTGCCCGCCGGCGGGCCGCGGCGCACCGCGGCGTGCTTCGCCACCGTGCTGGGGATCGCGTTGGCCGCCCTCTGGGTGCCGGCTCTGCTGGTGCTGAGCACGGTCGGCGGCCTGCTCCTGCTGGTGCTCGGGCGGCGGTCCGCGCGCTGGCGCGGGGGCGTGCTGGCGGTGCTGCCGTGGGCCTTGCTGGTGCCGTGGCTGCCGGCGGCCCTCAGCGAGCCGGTGCGCCTGGCCGGGGGCGCGGGGGCCACCCAGGCCGTCACCTCGCTGCCGTCAGCCGGGCCCGTCTGGCAGACCGTGCTGCTCCAGCCCGGGGTCGCGGTCGACCTGGGCTCGCTGGCGGCCGTGCCGCTGTGGTTGACGGGCCCGCTGTGGCTGGCGGCGCTGGGCGCCCTGCTGGTGCCGGGTCGCCCCGGTCGACGGGCCGGGGTCCTGATGGCGGTCGCGTTGCTCGCGCTCGCCGGGGCCCTGCTCGCGCTGCGCACCGGACTCGGCCGGCTCCCGGCGGAGCACGCCCAGGCCGGGCTGGTCGTCACCGCCTGGCCCGGGACGGCGCTGTCGATCGCAGGTGCCGCCCTGCTGCTGGCCACCGGGATCCTCGTCG containing:
- a CDS encoding glycosyltransferase, with translation MTSTTSSVAGAVPADRAPLDDVTVFLLPRPHDAGRGDLDADIEAAVAVLDAVQQQTVRVRRVLIPGFDQEREGADRVLRHPLSAERRVPLLLRRPLGPAVARWEVVEDARRSLPVEQGHWLWFLAPDSRPAPDALAALLAATRRSSRVGVVGPKLVAADDPRRLVGLGHHLTVAGRSTDADPPGLVDQGQHDLRQDVLGVPLVGSLVDSAVLDAVGGLDRAFGEDGVDGLDLGWRSHLAGQRVVVAPEAVVQQGQKGLGVRDPRRTRMRQRQVALARGSAWAAPWRALGVAFTSLLAALVLLLVKRPEEAAGEWTDVRAVLSPARGWGARRRFAPRRTVRPRDLTGLHSPATSGWRSTRETVVEALDPRAGRWSDRSAGRVGAPHGGTETGPVSEEFATLAGEGRRSRFSGPLTLAVLITVVVTAWWGRGLSGALDPGGLGLVGPELGPAATDAHGLFSSALDGWRGGGLGHERPAETWLLPAAAVAWVVSWLPGAGSAVAGPALAWVLALAGPLSVVSAYLALRRATHGRWVRALLALGWAGLAPLTLALGDGRLGPAVVHVLAPLLVAGAAVCAVPAGGPRRTAACFATVLGIALAALWVPALLVLSTVGGLLLLVLGRRSARWRGGVLAVLPWALLVPWLPAALSEPVRLAGGAGATQAVTSLPSAGPVWQTVLLQPGVAVDLGSLAAVPLWLTGPLWLAALGALLVPGRPGRRAGVLMAVALLALAGALLALRTGLGRLPAEHAQAGLVVTAWPGTALSIAGAALLLATGILVDRLLHAPSVVRRKDGEEDGATDGTAEAEGPRRGWRRALVALVLAPTALLGAWGLVPDLKPDALAVAEDPLPAVAGEQGRGPAALRTLVLDPTGPEPTDAVRVDLLGSEPEPARILRDRTTDLVTPAQEQDEVLGAAEALVSGASPEEAGEAMTDVGAGYLLLQASADHPLAAQIDRVNGLTRVSGPPDQVLWRRTDADAGRVRVLDADGAPIGRLGVTGPHARAEGDLRALPGAAALDVAEGGGWSGHARVLVDGQEASVSPENQVAVPEGARLVEVGLDRPRWTWHAVTLGLALIVGFLALPVGRRESRTGPGRELARTRSRHEGAGPAGGADGPGDATQDPGDGTEKT